In Arthrobacter ramosus, one DNA window encodes the following:
- a CDS encoding LuxR C-terminal-related transcriptional regulator gives MLTAGSASTVHAVRSGTGSRYQAFDASSAPSSPDGTEGKSVISTAWPPIGPRAAVEDIAFALAASKGGVLVTGPSGSGKSYLTTRAVNELRGRSFVVVIRGSAALARSPYGALNILLSDLDPGYLAHPVLVLSALTNLLRERSEGKPVYLVIENAAELDELAAMTVAQLARNGTAQLVLTCTDPQRLCGEITRLCGDGFLHRIDLKPLTFQESHTWLEAGLGAQVSPSGAHALWTASGGNPHYLKMLAAELAESGSLLKSDGVWVLTSRSEQHGRAITDLITTRLGRMGDGERKVLEILSLARAVPLESLLALASADDVDSLEKRSVLVVDDSLPRMARLQSQLVGDVVRANVPPGRSNELRGLLLKSMDPALGQRSMLLSMAAWALDCGAKLRREEALEAAAMANRQLDARLALRLVRSIPGHSTVPGAVAEEARAMMTLGDVAGARDLLSLHLDEPGDEANLAEWVRLKLAEAAVLLALPETTAQACETLAHVRRRLEDETITAGEGQDIATLREELVLAESQAASYSGSYAEMAARLEEVLQDFESHGTEFRLLAGSWLCEAWALTGRQSEAADMAEQLTADCHDPAVSVAAARRATSRLRFAFVLAGRWDKEGEMVQPGDDLLVSAAEALPTAIDLPKAIFRCLQGRGQDGLESLIPVISQLRVQDNEGMLDVACTAAAYASALQGEHEQALRYLEEASTQLRRPTWRKERTKRYLAALARDRVNGPEAAVEELLRLADADRDEGAPGHEIFCLSSAVRLGAVAAAPRLLDSALRCQGRFAELCVAYARATMSGSAELLLEAARLAEDMQNDRFAFDIAETVLHMDQVQLDKTALRKARQLAETCRQRLRTPQSGNQEGMKLTAREMEIARLAANRESNKGIAAKLHVSVRTVEGHLYQIFGKLKIVERSELSFALGNVEGGAK, from the coding sequence ATGTTGACAGCAGGCAGTGCATCTACGGTCCATGCCGTTCGGTCCGGGACCGGGTCCCGGTACCAGGCATTCGACGCATCTTCGGCTCCGTCCTCGCCTGATGGAACCGAAGGCAAATCGGTAATTTCGACGGCCTGGCCGCCGATTGGACCTAGAGCCGCTGTTGAGGACATCGCCTTTGCGCTGGCAGCTTCCAAGGGTGGCGTCCTTGTTACGGGGCCGTCGGGGAGCGGCAAGAGCTACTTGACTACTCGTGCCGTGAACGAACTACGCGGACGCTCGTTCGTCGTCGTCATCCGCGGAAGCGCAGCGTTGGCGAGATCACCGTACGGCGCCCTCAATATCCTTTTGAGCGATCTTGACCCGGGATACCTGGCCCATCCCGTCCTGGTGTTGTCGGCGCTCACCAATTTGCTCCGTGAGCGCTCCGAGGGAAAGCCGGTGTACCTGGTCATTGAAAACGCGGCCGAGCTTGATGAGTTGGCGGCGATGACAGTGGCCCAACTCGCGAGGAACGGCACCGCGCAGCTTGTCCTCACCTGTACCGACCCGCAGCGGCTCTGCGGCGAAATCACGAGGCTTTGCGGCGATGGGTTCTTGCACCGGATAGACCTCAAACCACTGACTTTCCAGGAATCGCACACCTGGCTCGAGGCCGGGCTGGGAGCACAGGTCTCTCCGTCCGGCGCCCATGCCTTGTGGACAGCCAGCGGGGGCAACCCCCACTACCTCAAGATGCTCGCGGCGGAGCTCGCCGAATCGGGCTCGCTCCTGAAAAGCGACGGCGTCTGGGTCCTGACATCCCGGAGCGAACAGCACGGCAGGGCAATCACCGATCTCATCACCACGCGGCTTGGGCGAATGGGTGACGGTGAGCGCAAAGTCCTGGAGATCCTTTCACTGGCCAGGGCCGTGCCCCTGGAATCCCTGCTGGCACTCGCATCGGCAGACGATGTGGACTCCCTTGAAAAAAGGAGCGTCCTCGTCGTCGACGATTCGCTGCCCAGGATGGCTCGGCTCCAAAGCCAGCTTGTGGGTGACGTGGTCCGGGCGAACGTTCCCCCTGGCCGCAGCAACGAACTCCGGGGCCTGCTCCTTAAGTCGATGGATCCGGCCCTTGGCCAACGCTCGATGTTGCTGTCCATGGCCGCCTGGGCATTGGACTGCGGAGCCAAGCTGAGAAGGGAAGAAGCGCTTGAAGCTGCCGCGATGGCGAACCGGCAACTTGATGCGCGGCTGGCCCTGCGCTTGGTCCGGTCCATCCCGGGCCACTCCACGGTGCCCGGGGCAGTAGCCGAGGAAGCCCGTGCGATGATGACACTGGGTGACGTCGCCGGGGCCCGGGACCTGCTGAGTCTTCACCTGGATGAACCCGGGGATGAAGCCAACCTTGCCGAATGGGTCCGACTCAAGCTGGCCGAGGCCGCGGTCCTTCTGGCTCTTCCCGAAACCACGGCCCAAGCTTGCGAAACGCTGGCACACGTCCGTCGGCGGCTCGAAGACGAAACGATCACCGCAGGCGAAGGGCAGGACATCGCCACGCTGCGGGAGGAACTTGTCCTGGCCGAATCGCAGGCAGCCAGCTATTCGGGTTCCTACGCTGAGATGGCAGCAAGACTGGAAGAGGTCCTTCAAGACTTTGAATCGCACGGCACCGAGTTCCGCCTCCTTGCCGGAAGCTGGCTGTGCGAGGCATGGGCACTGACGGGACGGCAATCCGAGGCGGCGGACATGGCGGAACAGCTGACGGCTGACTGCCATGATCCCGCTGTTTCGGTCGCCGCAGCCCGACGCGCCACATCGCGGTTGCGGTTCGCCTTCGTACTTGCCGGACGGTGGGACAAGGAGGGGGAGATGGTCCAACCCGGCGATGACCTCTTGGTCTCCGCGGCCGAGGCCCTGCCCACAGCAATCGATCTTCCCAAAGCGATCTTCCGGTGCCTCCAGGGACGCGGCCAGGACGGTTTGGAATCGCTCATTCCGGTGATAAGCCAGTTGCGGGTCCAGGACAACGAAGGCATGCTGGATGTCGCTTGCACGGCAGCGGCCTACGCCTCGGCCTTGCAAGGTGAGCATGAGCAGGCCCTGCGCTACCTGGAGGAAGCTTCCACCCAGCTGCGCCGGCCGACGTGGCGGAAGGAGCGGACGAAGAGGTACCTCGCGGCGTTGGCCCGGGATCGGGTCAACGGCCCGGAGGCCGCCGTCGAGGAGCTCCTCCGCTTGGCCGACGCCGACCGGGACGAGGGTGCCCCCGGCCACGAGATCTTTTGCCTCAGTTCAGCCGTTCGGCTTGGCGCTGTGGCAGCCGCTCCACGGCTGTTGGACTCGGCCCTCCGCTGCCAGGGACGATTCGCCGAACTGTGCGTTGCGTACGCACGGGCGACGATGTCCGGAAGCGCGGAGCTTCTTCTTGAGGCAGCACGGTTGGCCGAAGACATGCAGAACGACAGGTTCGCCTTCGATATCGCCGAGACCGTCTTGCACATGGACCAGGTTCAGTTGGACAAGACGGCCCTCAGGAAGGCGCGGCAGCTCGCGGAGACGTGCCGGCAGCGCTTGCGCACCCCGCAAAGCGGCAACCAAGAGGGAATGAAGCTGACGGCCCGCGAGATGGAGATCGCCAGGCTGGCGGCGAACCGGGAGAGCAACAAAGGTATCGCCGCGAAGCTCCATGTTTCAGTGCGCACGGTGGAGGGGCACCTCTACCAGATCTTCGGCAAGCTGAAAATCGTGGAACGCTCCGAGCTGAGCTTTGCTCTTGGCAACGTCGAAGGTGGTGCGAAATGA